One segment of Sporanaerobacter acetigenes DSM 13106 DNA contains the following:
- a CDS encoding serine protease HtrA, producing MDENKNIKRKFFSYFAVALVASLIGGIISPVVSNHIYGKGSSQVSQNRQEVYDTQKVSSISNDNPSIVSEAAKSAMNSVVGITTVEVQNYGFMEQEVDGVGSGIIVDSNGYILTNSHVIGDGNAKKITVLFENGDKKSAKVLWYDSVLDLAMIKVEANNLPVAKLGDSDKLEVGEIAIAIGNPLGLEFQRTVTSGIISGLHRSISVDQNNTIEDLIQTDASINPGNSGGPLLNSKGEVIGINTAKIKSAEGLGFSIPVNTAKPIIEEVIKKGTYETVYIGIKGIDVETYERQLGVDLKADKGVIVIEVVPNSPASKANLRSGDVITKIDNQNIENMNQLKKTLYNYKKGDKAKLSIIRNGENKQIQIQFVMQ from the coding sequence ATGGATGAAAATAAAAATATTAAACGTAAATTTTTTTCATATTTTGCAGTAGCATTAGTAGCTTCTCTTATTGGAGGGATAATATCTCCAGTGGTTTCAAATCACATATATGGGAAAGGGTCATCGCAAGTTAGTCAAAATAGACAAGAGGTTTATGATACACAAAAGGTATCTAGCATAAGCAATGACAATCCTTCTATAGTATCTGAAGCAGCCAAAAGTGCAATGAATAGTGTAGTAGGTATAACTACAGTAGAAGTTCAAAATTATGGTTTTATGGAGCAAGAAGTAGATGGGGTAGGATCTGGCATAATAGTAGATAGCAATGGTTATATACTTACAAATTCTCATGTAATTGGAGATGGGAATGCAAAAAAGATAACAGTATTGTTTGAAAATGGAGATAAAAAATCTGCCAAAGTTCTATGGTATGACTCTGTTCTTGATTTAGCTATGATTAAAGTAGAAGCAAATAATTTGCCAGTAGCTAAATTGGGAGATTCAGATAAATTGGAAGTAGGAGAAATAGCCATAGCCATAGGAAATCCCTTGGGATTAGAATTTCAAAGAACTGTGACTTCAGGGATTATAAGCGGACTTCATAGGTCCATAAGTGTAGATCAAAATAATACCATAGAAGATTTGATTCAGACCGATGCTTCAATTAATCCTGGAAATAGTGGAGGACCTTTATTAAACAGCAAAGGAGAAGTTATAGGAATAAATACAGCTAAAATAAAATCAGCTGAAGGATTAGGTTTTTCCATACCTGTAAATACAGCAAAGCCAATAATAGAGGAAGTAATTAAAAAAGGAACTTATGAGACAGTCTATATAGGCATAAAAGGAATAGATGTGGAAACCTATGAAAGGCAATTGGGAGTAGATTTGAAAGCTGACAAGGGAGTGATTGTCATTGAAGTAGTTCCAAATTCTCCAGCAAGTAAAGCAAATTTAAGAAGTGGAGATGTAATAACAAAGATTGACAATCAAAATATTGAAAATATGAATCAGCTAAAAAAGACACTTTATAATTATAAAAAAGGTGACAAAGCCAAATTGTCCATTATAAGAAATGGTGAAAATAAACAAATACAAATACAATTTGTGATGCAATAG
- a CDS encoding HAD family hydrolase produces the protein MKGIIFDMDGVIVDSEPLHFKLEKEILEEFGGAIDRKEHESFVGTTDYKMWGIFKERFNLEPSIEELVELKKKRFQQNIDKIQLMDNILDFIKFLQYKGYILALASSNNKKTVDLIVDNFKLDKYFKVIISGEEVLNGKPDPEIFLKAASAMNLKPEDCLVIEDATNGIIAAKAAGMKCIAIRNKNSGNQDLSKADTIIDNFKELF, from the coding sequence ATGAAGGGAATAATTTTTGATATGGATGGAGTTATAGTGGATAGTGAACCATTGCATTTTAAACTTGAGAAAGAAATATTGGAGGAATTTGGAGGAGCTATAGATAGGAAAGAACATGAATCTTTTGTAGGTACTACGGATTATAAAATGTGGGGTATTTTCAAGGAAAGATTTAATTTAGAACCCTCCATAGAAGAACTAGTAGAACTAAAAAAGAAAAGATTTCAGCAAAATATAGACAAAATTCAACTTATGGATAATATTTTAGATTTCATTAAATTTCTACAATATAAGGGATATATTTTAGCTTTGGCCTCTTCCAACAATAAGAAAACAGTAGATTTAATAGTTGATAATTTTAAACTAGACAAATATTTCAAAGTTATAATCAGCGGAGAAGAAGTATTAAATGGAAAACCAGATCCAGAAATATTTCTAAAAGCTGCAAGTGCTATGAATTTGAAACCAGAAGATTGTTTGGTGATAGAAGATGCTACAAATGGCATCATTGCAGCAAAAGCTGCAGGAATGAAATGCATTGCTATAAGAAATAAAAATTCAGGTAATCAAGATTTATCTAAGGCAGATACTATAATCGACAATTTTAAAGAATTGTTCTAA
- a CDS encoding sugar phosphate isomerase/epimerase family protein gives MKNKILKCISTIDYFDKDFYNAIDIGVEIQDFTEPSLLDSGWKETVEKYKESLQDFSNTLSIHGPFLDLKPISPDRTIKEASINRYITTLNIGEKLNADYIVFHSQINPWINDPILKSLNNNLNRKFWVEILEKVEDFKGTILIENVFEDDPVLLKELIDTIDLPNIKVCLDIGHAKLRDDIEYWINVLKENIEYIHLHWNRGVYDEHLKPSCANFLYVKELLKKYEISPYIALEYDLCNRCNGDGSFCIEEAIEIFNE, from the coding sequence ATGAAAAATAAAATTTTGAAATGTATAAGTACTATAGACTATTTTGATAAAGATTTTTACAATGCAATAGATATTGGAGTTGAAATACAAGACTTTACAGAGCCTAGTTTGTTAGATAGTGGATGGAAAGAAACAGTAGAAAAATATAAAGAAAGTTTACAGGATTTTTCCAATACATTATCTATTCATGGGCCTTTTTTAGATTTAAAACCCATAAGTCCAGATAGAACAATTAAAGAAGCAAGCATCAATAGATATATAACTACATTAAATATTGGGGAAAAATTAAATGCAGATTATATAGTATTTCATAGTCAGATTAACCCATGGATAAATGACCCAATACTTAAAAGTCTCAACAACAATTTAAATAGAAAATTTTGGGTAGAAATATTAGAAAAAGTAGAGGATTTTAAAGGTACTATACTTATAGAAAATGTATTTGAAGATGATCCAGTACTACTTAAAGAACTTATAGATACTATAGATCTGCCCAATATAAAGGTCTGTTTAGACATAGGTCATGCCAAGCTTAGAGACGATATAGAATATTGGATAAACGTTTTAAAAGAAAATATAGAATATATTCATCTTCATTGGAATAGAGGAGTATATGATGAACATCTAAAACCTTCTTGTGCAAATTTTTTGTATGTAAAAGAATTGCTAAAAAAATATGAAATAAGTCCCTATATAGCATTGGAATATGATTTATGTAACCGATGCAATGGGGACGGTTCTTTTTGCATCGAAGAAGCAATAGAAATATTTAATGAATAG
- a CDS encoding spore coat protein encodes MIILQINLTQKERMLLEDGKKQEDLCVKKYQAYANQVQDPQLKNLLTEIAGEEQHHYDMINQMLQGMEPNMTHSGGNSTVQNNTFQGVSGNSEDKTLLEDLLSTEKYVSGFYDTTVFESAEPKVRQAIQHIQKDEQGHGEKLFNYMNSHGMYNVK; translated from the coding sequence GTGATTATTCTGCAGATAAATCTTACTCAAAAAGAGAGAATGTTATTGGAAGATGGAAAGAAACAAGAAGATTTATGTGTTAAAAAATATCAAGCTTATGCAAATCAAGTTCAAGATCCCCAGCTTAAAAATCTGCTTACAGAAATTGCTGGAGAGGAACAACATCATTATGACATGATCAATCAAATGCTGCAGGGCATGGAGCCAAATATGACTCATAGTGGTGGAAATTCTACCGTACAAAACAATACATTTCAAGGAGTTAGTGGAAATTCAGAAGATAAAACTCTTTTGGAAGATTTGTTGTCTACTGAAAAGTATGTATCTGGTTTTTATGATACAACTGTGTTTGAATCAGCAGAACCTAAAGTTCGTCAAGCTATTCAACATATACAAAAAGATGAACAAGGACATGGGGAAAAATTGTTCAATTATATGAATAGTCATGGAATGTACAATGTAAAATAA
- the mscL gene encoding large conductance mechanosensitive channel protein MscL, translating into MLKEFKEFAMKGNVLDLAIGVIIGGAFGKIVSSLVNDIIMPIIGGLIGKVDFSNFFISFDGTSYDTLAQAKEAGAATLNYGVFINTVIEFVIISFSLFLVIRQVNKIRRKLEPEEIAPVTTKKCKYCMSEIPIDAVRCPHCTSVLED; encoded by the coding sequence ATGTTGAAGGAATTTAAGGAATTTGCAATGAAAGGGAATGTTTTAGATTTAGCAATAGGTGTCATAATAGGTGGTGCTTTTGGGAAAATTGTATCTTCATTGGTAAATGATATAATCATGCCTATTATAGGAGGGCTTATTGGGAAAGTTGATTTTAGCAACTTTTTTATAAGCTTTGATGGGACAAGCTATGATACTTTGGCCCAAGCCAAAGAAGCAGGGGCTGCAACCTTAAATTATGGAGTTTTTATAAATACTGTAATTGAATTTGTAATCATTTCTTTTTCACTATTTTTAGTCATTAGGCAAGTAAATAAAATTAGAAGAAAATTAGAACCAGAAGAGATTGCACCAGTTACTACAAAGAAGTGTAAGTATTGTATGAGTGAAATACCTATAGATGCAGTTAGATGTCCTCATTGTACTTCAGTTTTGGAAGATTAA
- a CDS encoding acyl-CoA dehydratase activase produces the protein MYYAGVDIGSTAAKTAVFENDKLIDTFVIPTGWSSIETANKIKERIISKGINGNEIKVIATGYGRVSVPYAHKTITEITCHGKGAAYLTGEDCTVVDIGGQDTKVITVENGMIVDFIMNDKCSAGTGRFLEIMANTLGVDIDALCALAQNGSGITISSMCTVFAESEVISLIGRGEKKEDIAYAIIDSIVSKVASLCRKHSDGTNYFLTGGLCECEYIVNSLSEKLKSPVKTNPMARYAGAIGAGILAQK, from the coding sequence ATGTATTATGCTGGAGTTGACATTGGTTCTACAGCAGCCAAAACAGCAGTATTTGAAAATGATAAATTGATAGATACATTTGTTATACCTACAGGTTGGAGCAGTATTGAAACTGCTAACAAAATAAAAGAAAGAATCATATCTAAAGGGATAAATGGAAATGAAATAAAAGTAATAGCTACAGGTTATGGAAGAGTATCTGTTCCCTATGCTCATAAAACCATTACAGAAATAACTTGTCATGGAAAAGGAGCAGCATATCTTACAGGAGAAGATTGTACAGTAGTAGATATAGGAGGACAAGATACAAAGGTCATCACTGTGGAAAATGGTATGATAGTAGATTTCATAATGAATGACAAATGTTCTGCAGGTACAGGAAGATTTTTAGAGATTATGGCAAACACACTGGGAGTTGATATAGATGCACTATGTGCTTTGGCTCAAAATGGGAGTGGTATCACTATAAGTTCTATGTGTACTGTATTTGCAGAATCTGAAGTCATAAGTCTTATTGGCAGGGGAGAGAAAAAAGAAGATATAGCCTATGCAATAATAGATTCTATTGTGAGCAAAGTAGCTTCTCTATGTAGAAAGCATTCAGATGGGACAAATTATTTTTTGACAGGTGGATTATGTGAATGTGAGTATATAGTAAATAGCTTGTCAGAGAAACTTAAAAGTCCTGTCAAAACAAATCCTATGGCTAGATATGCTGGAGCTATAGGTGCTGGTATTTTAGCTCAAAAATGA
- a CDS encoding ABC transporter ATP-binding protein yields MKKVKFEPPKERERLLSYVIKYHMQFLTTAISGIFFNSAIVLGPIFQGKLLDAATVATNVQEIAKAGLEFIGVTLSFQIARFFKRYYVRDMANRMSGDMRVGIMESILNMDLNVLEREKPGDMMATTMGDVDIVVEAVRKTITELWDTGVLMLAYWVALMRYDIKITLIASIPIPLVILLTQTMKKTVHSKAKDARDATSKTTTQIRKLISQIDIMRLYGREEAEIERLEDKLTVQADKNVILSIFKNGLAPVYSVLASLGIVVVIYLGGNKVIDGSWTIGIFTAYIAMFTALAVRTTTAAKVFNIQQGAKASWDRVLGLINVENTVPVQSVEGLKPKEIAVENLSFKYPTSEEYAIQNISFKASTGMIIGITGSVGSGKSALALALTGLYDYDGKIFLGNVDLKDIPYERKLATITYMGHDPFLFSDTLKNNITWNDDDNEKLDKVLYIADLKQDIEDFENGINTEIGERGTKVSGGQRQRIALARALYKDANIAILDDPFSAVDINTEAKIIENLRQNQDGRTIFIFSHRLHAFKYTDMVLVLDKGKIVQSGTHNELINTEGIYSKIIDSQQFLGGESVEK; encoded by the coding sequence ATGAAAAAAGTTAAATTTGAACCCCCTAAGGAAAGGGAAAGGCTATTGTCTTATGTCATAAAATATCATATGCAGTTTCTCACAACAGCTATTTCAGGCATATTTTTCAATTCTGCAATTGTACTTGGGCCTATTTTTCAAGGAAAGTTGTTGGATGCAGCTACTGTAGCAACAAATGTTCAAGAAATAGCTAAGGCTGGTTTAGAGTTTATTGGTGTCACTTTATCTTTTCAGATTGCTAGGTTCTTTAAGAGATATTATGTAAGAGATATGGCCAATCGAATGAGTGGTGATATGCGTGTTGGTATAATGGAATCCATACTAAATATGGATTTAAATGTTCTGGAAAGGGAAAAACCAGGAGATATGATGGCTACTACTATGGGAGATGTAGATATTGTTGTTGAAGCTGTGAGAAAAACCATTACGGAATTGTGGGATACTGGAGTTCTCATGCTTGCTTATTGGGTTGCACTTATGCGTTATGATATTAAAATAACTTTGATAGCATCTATTCCTATTCCGTTAGTTATACTACTTACTCAAACTATGAAAAAAACTGTTCATTCCAAAGCTAAGGATGCAAGAGATGCTACTTCAAAGACAACTACTCAAATTAGAAAATTGATTTCACAAATAGATATAATGCGTTTATATGGAAGAGAAGAAGCGGAAATAGAAAGATTAGAAGACAAATTGACTGTACAAGCTGATAAAAATGTCATCTTAAGTATTTTTAAAAATGGATTAGCTCCTGTTTATTCTGTATTGGCAAGCCTTGGAATTGTTGTAGTCATATATTTAGGAGGCAATAAGGTCATTGATGGAAGTTGGACTATTGGTATTTTTACAGCATATATAGCCATGTTTACAGCATTGGCAGTGAGAACAACTACTGCTGCGAAAGTTTTCAATATTCAACAAGGTGCTAAGGCTTCTTGGGACAGGGTATTAGGACTCATAAATGTAGAAAATACAGTACCTGTTCAAAGTGTAGAAGGCCTTAAGCCAAAAGAGATAGCTGTAGAAAATTTGTCCTTTAAATATCCAACTAGTGAAGAATATGCAATTCAAAATATTTCTTTTAAAGCTTCAACTGGTATGATAATTGGCATAACTGGCTCTGTAGGTTCAGGGAAAAGTGCGCTAGCTCTTGCACTTACAGGACTCTATGATTATGATGGAAAGATTTTTTTAGGAAATGTCGATTTAAAAGACATTCCCTATGAGAGAAAATTGGCTACAATTACATATATGGGTCATGATCCTTTCCTTTTTTCAGATACTTTGAAAAATAATATTACTTGGAATGATGATGACAATGAAAAATTAGATAAGGTACTCTATATTGCAGATTTAAAACAAGATATTGAAGACTTTGAAAATGGTATAAATACAGAAATTGGAGAAAGAGGCACAAAAGTTTCTGGAGGTCAAAGGCAGAGAATAGCTTTGGCAAGAGCTCTATATAAAGATGCCAATATAGCCATACTTGATGATCCTTTTTCTGCTGTAGACATAAATACAGAAGCTAAAATCATTGAAAATCTAAGACAAAATCAAGATGGAAGGACTATATTTATTTTTTCACATAGACTTCATGCTTTCAAGTATACAGATATGGTTTTAGTCCTTGACAAAGGGAAAATTGTCCAAAGTGGTACTCACAATGAGTTAATAAATACTGAAGGTATATACAGTAAAATCATAGATTCACAACAATTTTTAGGAGGTGAATCGGTTGAAAAATAA
- a CDS encoding double-cubane-cluster-containing anaerobic reductase has product MNDLPKIFNDFSEARRNSFIKVKEYKDEGENIVGIFCTFTPVEIIYASGAYPISLCGMSDETISDAERDLPKNLCPLIKSSYGFAITQKCPFTYFSDILVGETTCDGKKKMYEYLGQIKPMHVMQLPQAVDREHAYLVWKNEIILLKERLEKEFNVEITDDDLRKAIAKCNETRNVLKELYSLGKMCPPPLTGMEIHTVLQGANFTFDKDEQNKKIKDMISELKEEYKKGVRKVSEDAPRIMITGCPIGGVAEKIIPLIEESGAVVVCYENCSGEKELSQLVDETKDPIDALTEKYLNIGCSVMAPNDARLECMNEMIDEYKIDGVIDIILQACHTYNVETHRIKNFVTGEKNIPYMSIETDYSKADEGQLKTRIAAFIEMI; this is encoded by the coding sequence ATGAATGATTTGCCAAAGATATTTAATGATTTTAGTGAGGCCAGAAGAAATTCATTTATAAAGGTAAAAGAATATAAAGATGAAGGTGAAAATATAGTCGGGATATTTTGTACTTTTACTCCAGTTGAAATCATATATGCATCAGGTGCCTATCCTATTTCGCTTTGTGGCATGAGTGATGAAACAATATCGGATGCTGAAAGAGATCTTCCTAAAAATTTATGCCCACTGATAAAATCTAGTTATGGTTTTGCAATAACACAAAAATGTCCTTTTACATATTTCTCAGATATATTGGTAGGTGAAACTACTTGTGATGGAAAGAAAAAGATGTATGAATATTTAGGACAAATCAAGCCAATGCATGTTATGCAGCTTCCACAAGCAGTAGATAGAGAACATGCATATTTAGTTTGGAAAAATGAGATTATTTTATTGAAAGAAAGATTAGAAAAAGAATTTAATGTTGAAATAACAGATGACGATTTGAGAAAAGCTATAGCAAAGTGTAATGAAACGAGAAATGTATTAAAAGAATTGTATTCACTTGGAAAAATGTGTCCACCTCCTTTAACTGGAATGGAGATTCATACTGTACTTCAAGGTGCAAATTTTACCTTTGACAAAGATGAACAAAATAAAAAAATAAAAGATATGATATCAGAATTAAAAGAAGAATACAAAAAAGGAGTCAGAAAAGTAAGTGAAGATGCTCCTAGAATAATGATAACAGGTTGTCCTATTGGAGGAGTTGCAGAGAAGATTATACCTCTTATAGAAGAAAGTGGAGCAGTAGTTGTATGTTATGAAAATTGCAGCGGCGAAAAAGAACTTTCACAATTAGTTGATGAGACCAAAGATCCAATAGATGCATTAACTGAAAAATATTTAAACATTGGATGTTCAGTTATGGCACCAAATGATGCAAGGCTTGAATGTATGAATGAAATGATAGATGAATACAAGATTGATGGTGTAATAGATATAATTCTACAGGCTTGTCATACTTATAATGTAGAAACTCATAGAATCAAGAATTTTGTTACTGGTGAGAAAAACATACCATATATGAGTATAGAAACTGACTATTCTAAAGCTGACGAGGGACAATTGAAGACTAGAATAGCAGCTTTTATAGAGATGATATAA
- a CDS encoding stalk domain-containing protein produces the protein MNRKKILITCLAASMTLSSISFAYADKANKNDKIQNGNQQKIITQIEKKNKSEIKVTKEIVKNKEGNITLYMEIPVIDGLTDVKFQDQINKTINQKAYDLMEEFQREAKLKSVSKSTEMEFYLEFEVKNSHGVLSIVLKNYQYTGGANGENLNYYYNIDIESNRTIQLSDLFKAESNYKLAINGEINRQIAEREKNGEKFDNFKTITNNRQFYIEGEDLVIVFPQYSIGPRTIGIPEFRIPLYQLNDYLKVPISRVEGSVYYNHKYNFQFKIAPIWEDKVYIVESYNNENLEAKIDFVYTPKDSNLMDYRLMSILVMDRDAYYKLSRDNKNNLGYVISETSEYVYIIETYGSNPYIYGSRAYNEYKELSVVIDGVDDLFKLNATKEESKEYKNVKDYKWVMINGKKENLNKDMYVTKNGTLMIPVAKVSKSLGYKVKWDPQKNTVTLDAGKTSTISIGKNQYAFSKALVFLEEEAVVINGTAFVPVSYFEKVLNLEVKINAEGMLTIERR, from the coding sequence ATGAATAGGAAAAAAATCCTAATTACGTGTCTGGCAGCTAGTATGACTTTAAGCAGTATATCCTTTGCTTATGCTGATAAAGCCAACAAAAATGACAAAATTCAAAATGGAAACCAACAGAAAATTATTACACAAATCGAAAAGAAAAATAAAAGTGAAATTAAAGTTACAAAAGAAATTGTAAAAAATAAAGAAGGCAATATAACTCTGTATATGGAAATTCCAGTTATAGATGGCTTGACTGATGTGAAATTTCAGGACCAAATAAACAAGACCATTAATCAAAAAGCATATGATTTAATGGAAGAATTTCAAAGAGAAGCTAAACTAAAAAGCGTATCAAAATCGACAGAAATGGAGTTTTATTTAGAGTTTGAAGTAAAAAACAGTCATGGAGTATTGTCAATAGTATTGAAAAATTACCAATATACTGGTGGAGCCAATGGTGAAAACCTAAACTATTATTACAATATTGATATAGAAAGCAACAGGACAATTCAATTGTCAGATTTGTTTAAAGCAGAAAGCAATTACAAATTAGCAATCAATGGAGAAATAAATAGGCAAATTGCTGAAAGAGAAAAGAATGGTGAAAAATTTGATAATTTTAAAACCATAACTAACAATCGTCAATTTTATATTGAAGGCGAAGATTTAGTCATAGTTTTCCCTCAATATTCAATTGGTCCAAGAACTATTGGTATTCCAGAATTTAGAATTCCTTTGTATCAATTAAATGACTATTTAAAAGTTCCAATATCTAGAGTTGAAGGCAGTGTATATTACAACCATAAATATAATTTCCAATTTAAAATAGCACCAATATGGGAAGATAAGGTATATATAGTTGAAAGCTATAACAACGAAAACCTAGAAGCAAAAATTGATTTTGTATATACTCCAAAAGATTCAAATTTGATGGACTATAGACTAATGTCCATTTTAGTAATGGATAGAGATGCTTATTATAAATTGTCAAGAGACAATAAAAATAATTTAGGATATGTGATTTCAGAGACAAGTGAATATGTATATATAATTGAAACTTATGGATCAAATCCATATATATATGGTTCAAGAGCATATAATGAATATAAAGAATTATCAGTTGTAATTGATGGAGTAGACGATTTATTTAAACTTAATGCTACCAAAGAAGAATCAAAAGAATATAAAAACGTAAAAGACTATAAATGGGTAATGATAAATGGAAAGAAAGAAAATTTAAATAAGGATATGTATGTAACTAAAAATGGAACATTGATGATACCTGTAGCTAAAGTATCCAAATCATTGGGCTATAAAGTAAAATGGGATCCTCAAAAAAACACTGTAACATTAGATGCGGGAAAGACTAGTACTATTTCAATTGGTAAAAATCAGTACGCTTTTTCTAAAGCATTGGTATTTCTAGAAGAAGAGGCCGTAGTCATAAATGGAACTGCATTTGTTCCAGTTAGCTATTTTGAAAAAGTGCTGAATTTAGAGGTCAAAATAAATGCTGAAGGCATGCTAACTATTGAAAGAAGGTAG
- a CDS encoding ABC transporter ATP-binding protein produces MKNKIVSNAIKISCKEKILYIIFLIIAIVAGIVMQLIPPQILKSIIDNNISKGVYEGIWKLSLYYLLAVVFSGAFDFLREFMMAIIGQNILLNIRLNMAKKLSKLPISYFSNNAVGEIMSKFTQDVDAVGTLFTSGLIGIISDGLKTIGIIISIYILSPKLALYVLVLIPIIYLIARFFKSNTFKSQMDARKAVGHINGSVQEIFNGLRTIKIFGMENYFISDFQEPLNQNLEAVHKTSTLDSIFPCIMQILRAIVITIAVIVAAPKGLGSLGISIGSIAAAVDLISRMLAPIEAIAVEFQTIQEAISGLERINEFDSEEEEIKYIQEKPELMKDVSISVQDVSFAYDNGKEIVQNISFDVKQGTKAALVGRTGAGKSTILNLVAGLYRPKEGSIKIGGMDPFEMPFDMRRRTIGIVPQAFPIYDGTVKEAITLYDETITEEEIIAAAKSVGLHEDIMKLSNGYDTFIGEGEIKFSHGQYQLLSLACALVCNPPILLLDEVTSGLDSITEAKIFKVLREVSKDRTILTISHRISGIIDADKVVILEKGKIVETGTPEELAGKDGWYAKYNQIEQLGWKI; encoded by the coding sequence TTGAAAAATAAAATAGTATCTAATGCCATTAAGATAAGTTGTAAAGAAAAAATTTTATATATTATATTTTTAATCATTGCAATTGTTGCTGGTATTGTCATGCAATTGATTCCACCTCAAATTTTGAAAAGTATTATAGACAACAATATTTCAAAAGGGGTTTATGAGGGCATATGGAAATTGTCATTATATTATTTACTAGCTGTAGTGTTTAGTGGTGCTTTTGATTTCTTGCGTGAATTCATGATGGCAATTATTGGTCAGAACATACTACTAAATATTCGCTTGAATATGGCAAAAAAGCTATCCAAATTACCTATATCATATTTTTCAAACAATGCTGTTGGTGAGATAATGAGCAAGTTTACTCAAGATGTAGATGCTGTTGGTACACTTTTCACTAGTGGGCTTATAGGAATAATATCTGATGGATTAAAAACAATAGGTATTATAATATCAATATATATTTTAAGCCCTAAATTGGCATTGTATGTGCTCGTTTTAATTCCTATAATATATTTGATTGCTAGATTTTTTAAATCCAATACCTTTAAATCTCAAATGGATGCAAGAAAAGCTGTTGGACATATCAATGGCTCAGTTCAAGAAATTTTCAATGGATTAAGGACTATTAAAATATTTGGAATGGAAAACTATTTTATATCTGATTTTCAGGAACCACTAAATCAAAATCTTGAAGCTGTTCATAAAACCAGTACATTAGATTCTATATTTCCATGTATAATGCAAATACTAAGGGCAATTGTCATAACAATTGCTGTAATTGTAGCTGCACCAAAGGGATTGGGAAGTTTAGGGATTAGTATTGGTTCAATTGCAGCTGCAGTTGATTTGATATCAAGAATGCTTGCGCCCATTGAAGCTATAGCTGTAGAGTTTCAGACAATACAAGAAGCTATTTCTGGGCTTGAAAGGATAAATGAGTTTGACAGTGAAGAGGAAGAGATTAAATATATACAAGAAAAGCCTGAATTGATGAAGGATGTTTCCATATCTGTTCAGGATGTTTCTTTTGCCTATGACAATGGCAAAGAAATTGTTCAAAATATTTCATTTGATGTAAAGCAAGGAACTAAAGCTGCATTGGTAGGGAGAACAGGAGCTGGGAAAAGTACTATTTTAAATCTTGTGGCAGGTTTATATAGACCAAAAGAAGGAAGCATAAAAATAGGTGGTATGGATCCTTTTGAAATGCCATTTGATATGCGCCGTAGAACTATTGGAATTGTACCTCAAGCTTTTCCAATATATGATGGCACAGTTAAAGAAGCAATCACACTATATGATGAAACCATCACAGAAGAAGAAATAATAGCTGCAGCTAAAAGTGTTGGACTCCATGAAGATATCATGAAACTTTCAAATGGATATGATACTTTTATTGGAGAAGGAGAAATAAAGTTTTCTCATGGTCAATATCAATTGTTGTCTCTTGCCTGTGCACTAGTGTGCAATCCACCTATATTACTTCTTGACGAAGTAACATCAGGACTTGATTCTATAACAGAGGCAAAGATATTTAAGGTTTTGAGAGAAGTATCTAAGGACAGAACAATTCTAACGATAAGTCACAGAATATCTGGAATAATCGATGCTGACAAAGTCGTTATATTGGAAAAAGGGAAAATTGTCGAAACTGGTACACCAGAAGAACTTGCAGGAAAAGATGGCTGGTATGCTAAATACAATCAAATTGAACAATTAGGTTGGAAGATATAG